The region TTGGTAGCAGGTGCGGGCGAGTTCACCGGTGAGCCGGACCGGGCCGAGCGCGGTCTCCGCGTCGGCGGCCTCGACGAGCTGTTCCTTGGCCGCTTCGAGCAGGTCAGCGGCGGTCCTCAGGAAGGCCGCGCGCACGGTGCGGTCGACGAGGGCTCCCCGGGCGGCGTGCGCGGCGCGGACGGCCTCGTCGACCTCCTGGGCCGTGGCCTCCACCGCAACCTGCTCGCGCTGCTTCCCGGTACGGGGGTCGACACTCCAGACTGGTGCTGCTGCCACCGCGGGTCCCTCCAGATGTAATGCCGCAGTTCTTGTCTCACCCACCAGCGGTGTTCGATATACTGAACGCTGTCTCTGATGGTGAATATGATGCGGAGACTATTTCCCGTCGAACGAGGGGGTCAAGGGCGATGTCGGCAGGCGAGACAGGCGGCGGAGCGCAGGTCAAGTCCGCGGTACGGACCGTGGAATTGCTCGAGTACTTCGCGGGCCGGCCCGGTATGCACTCCCTGGCCGCGGTCCAGGAGGCCGTCGGTTATCCGAAATCCAGCCTCTACATGCTGCTGCGCACCCTCGTGGAGCTCGGCTGGGTCGAGACGGACGCGACGGGCACGCGGTACGGCATCGGCGTACGGGCGCTGCTGGTCGGCACCTCGTACATCGACGGCGACGAGGTGGTCGCCGCGGCCCGCCCGACCCTGGACCGGCTCTCCGACGACACCACGGAGACCATCCACCTGGCGCGCCTGGACGGCACGAACGTCGTGTACCTGGCCACCCGCCAGTCGCAGCACTACCTGCGCCCCTTCACCCGGGTGGGCCGCCGGCTCCCCGCGCACTCGACCTCGCTCGGCAAGGCGCTGCTCGCCACCCACACCGACGAGCAGGTCCGCAAGATGCTGCCCGAGACGCTCGCCGC is a window of Streptomyces sp. NBC_00271 DNA encoding:
- a CDS encoding IclR family transcriptional regulator; translation: MSAGETGGGAQVKSAVRTVELLEYFAGRPGMHSLAAVQEAVGYPKSSLYMLLRTLVELGWVETDATGTRYGIGVRALLVGTSYIDGDEVVAAARPTLDRLSDDTTETIHLARLDGTNVVYLATRQSQHYLRPFTRVGRRLPAHSTSLGKALLATHTDEQVRKMLPETLAALTEHTITDREKLIEELHQVREQGFAVDREENTLGLRCFGVAIPYRTPARDAISCSVPVARLTPAHEQMVKDALFDARDRLTLATRRL